Genomic window (Drosophila albomicans strain 15112-1751.03 chromosome X, ASM965048v2, whole genome shotgun sequence):
CAACTCTTTTGTTCTTGCCAATTTGAAATCTAGTTTAATTACTGGTTTACTGGCCGAAGGCTAAACTAaagatttgtttgctttctgctccaattcaattcaattcatttgagAGAGGGCGGGGCGCACTTAAACATGATCACAGGGGGGTTCGGGGTGGGTTAAAACAGGGTGGACCACGCTCATTAGGCATGCAGATCGAGTGCCAATCATTGCCTTGCCAACTGACTCAGCGCACTTTAGTGCACTGCGACAAAAAGTTGAGCAGACAGATTTCAAGAAAAGGTTAATTGGAACTCGTTAcactcgtttttttttttgcgccctgtgtagagagcgagagcagtGTTTATAATTCAAACAAATGCCATTTAAATGTGATACCCCCGAAGTCAAAAGTAGAACTTGGCCTGTCAAACCAGTTGACAATTAGAGACACAATCACATTATAAGATCTATAAATCTACCTGGTGCCGCCGATCCAACgagtttggttttttcttttgttttgtacttatttattgtttttgtgtggTGTTTGTTTGGACCAGAATGGcctttgattttgatttgaaattacCATTCAATTCGAACAGGAATTCGGGGGAATTGTCCGTTATTTAGCGGTACTTGTTTCTCGatatttatcgataagtgTGAACAAGTAATTACCGGAAATCTTGAACagatttaaatacatattatgcATGTCTGCtatctgctgtctgctgtggcgagaaaagaaaagctgttgaaaatttcaaaacgTCAACATCAACCTGTTACCTGGGCAAATGGTTACATCACAGCGTCGACAGCGCAGCCGGCTACCGGCAGCGGCGTCGACGCCGGCGCCAATAGACGCGAAGATGCTCGAAAGCGTTGCCGGCGcgtcaacaataaaaacaacatcaacaacaacaacagcactgCACTGACACGAGATTcgaaaaatacacaaataaaacgaGTTGTGGGAAGGAAGTTGCACGTTCAAGTTTTGATAATGGGCATGGGAAAACGTTGGGAAAACAGCATTGACGACATCCATCCATCCCCCCTCCACCGACGTAACTGTCACATACATTTGGATATCGATGACGCATGTAATAAATGCGCATAGTTGGCAACACCTCACCgcatatgaaattgaaagcaatgTCCGTTAGTTGGCAACACTTGCCTGTCAAAGAATGCGCATCGTTGGCAACACCTCACtgcatatgaaattgaaaacaatgtcCGTTAGTTGGCAACACTTGCCTGTCAAAGAATGCGCATCGTTGGCAACACCTCACTGCataagaaattgaaaacaatgtcCGTTAGTTGGCAACACTTGCCTGTCAAAGAATGCGCATCGTTGGCAACACCTCACtgcatatgaaattgaaaacaatgtcCGTTAGTTGGCAACACTTGCCTGTCAAAGAATGCGCATCGTTGGCAACACCTCACCgcatatgaaattgaaaacaatgttCGTTAGTTGGCAAAACTTGCCTGTCGTTGGCAACACCTCACTGCataagaaattgaaaacaatgtcCTTTAGTTGGCAACACTTCGCCgcaatgaaattgaaagttATGCCTGTTAGTTGGTAACATTGATATTAATAGTTGGCAACACTTTGCAATTGCAGGACATGCCCTTGCCGTCGGTTCCCCCGAGTGCCCAGAGAAATATGGCGTGCAAGCTTACGCACACACCGAGAACTGTGATCAGTTCTTTCTCTGCACCAATGGCACACTGACTTTGGAGACTTGCGAGAATGGTTTGCTCTTCGATGGCAAGGGGGCGGTGCACAATCACTGCAACTACAATTGGGCTGTGGACTGCAAGGGACGCCAGTGGGATCGtaagtagcaacaacaacaacacacacacacacacgcatgcacaTTCCACATGCATTCCATTTACAATCCACAGCGACACCAATCTCGACGCCTGGCTGCGAATATCAGTTCGGTTTGTATGCCGTGTCCAAGGAATGCTCCACCACCTACATCAAGTGCGCCCATGGCGAACCCCACGAACAGGATTGCGACGCTGGTTTGGCTTATGATGAGCGCATCCATGGCTGCAATTGGCCCGACCAACTGCTCGATCACTGCAATCCTGAGGGTGAGTGTTGCCTATCGACCTGCCACCACCCACTCTTCAACTAGATATCGATTATTCTACTTTGtgctctccctccctctctctcttgcatTCTTGCAGCTGTTGTCGGCTTCAAGTGCCCAACGAAAGTGGACCCCAACTCGGTTGCCGCACGCTTCTGGCCCTTCCCCCGCTTCCCCGTGCAGGGCGACTGCCACCGTTTAATCACCTGTGTTGAGGGCTACCCGCGCCTCATTAGCTGTGGCGAGGACAAGGTATTCGATGAGCATACGCTTACCTGCGAGGATCCCGAATACGCCAGCGGTGGCTGTGCCAACTATGGCAAATAGTGTTGTTGACGCAAAAACACACCCACTAACAactgtacatatgtatgtaaaagcTGTTGCTTGAGCCATGCTCAAAGCTCACCTCagctctttccctctctcacGCTCTTTCACTCTCGACTTTTTTgtttacgcacacacacacatgatgCTCTCTCTCCTTTCCGCTCGCACTATGTCACTTACTcactcttttacttttttttttgtataatgtttgttaatcataatttgtaaatgaagttttttttttaattttgttattttcaaaatgagcactaaatgcaataaactggaaatttatttattgtaatacaCACATTTTTGGAGTGAACATAGACGAAAATCACAcgcgttgttttttttttattattttgttgcagtagaaataaaatattttcgcaCAATTTAAggaaagtatttatttattagttataaTTGAAGAACACACGCAGAAGACTTTAGTTGTTGCTTAAGCGAGAGATGCAAGAGAATTACTCTCTTTTCTTATGCTacatcaaaaatgaaaattaaagagGCCgtctaaaacaatttttggcgCCACTCGAATATCGCGGCTTCAAACTGATGCCAAATACAATGGCGATACGAATAACggatttcaatttgtgttcGGTCAAATTAACAGCAAAAAAAGTGTCTGCTGCTTTGTCAGtattttaataccaaaaagaaaaaaaaagtaacggTCGCATTGCCGCACAAACTATCACATGGAACTtcgataaaaatcgaaatatcGATTGGCCgatttgcttctttttttagtCAATCAGCTGACGCACTTGATCCTGCGGCGTGGAAAAGATAATGGCATAAATGAGACCATCGCGCACACTCTCGCTGGGATTGCCCACGTTGAACTTGAATTTGACGCGCTGCTTAATGGTATCCGGACAACAGGCATACATGGGATACCAGCCCATCTTGTTGAAGACCACGTAAATTTTGTAGATCTGATTGCGATAAATGTAAACGGGACGATCGAATGTGATATCCAAATGCGAATCATAGCGCACACGGGCTGTGCAATGCGTGTACGCAATCCTTGAGCCGTGCATATCCTGGATGTGAGCGTACAGCACCTCGGTGTACAGCTCGGCAAATCCAGCCGAGTTCATCAACTCGCCGCAGAGCACTTGGGTGGGCACCTGAACGCCCAGGATCCAGATGTTGGTATCAACCTGGAATGGAAATTACAATGCTCAGATTAGTTGATGTGTTGCTACCAAAAAAACGTATCCTCTATCACTTCGCACCACATCGCAAGGCATCAAACAAGCAAGCTTTTTAGCCAAGCTTCACTCATCCAAGACACAAACCATTTTGCTGCAGCGCAGCtaaaaatatctaaattaACAGAAGCTTTACAGAAACTCATGCagtaaataacataacaaGCTAACAGGAGTTTAACAGTTACTCCAACAGCAAATTACATACGCACAACAGAATGTTATAGAATATGGTTACTTGAAGGGAGTTCAGTGAGAACTTAGTTAAAAATTTAAGGAAGAatctttttgtatatacaactATAACTATTTAGTGTTATTCTATATAGCTGATAAATGAAACTAGATAGTTATggaaacaacaaacaagatgCTAAGTTTAACAGTGCTGTTATTAAGTATTTCGCGACTCTGTTAGTTCACTGTTAATGTTACATTTTCAGTTAGCTACCAGCtgtgaatttcattttcttaatTCACTAGCTGAAAAGTCTAGTTTTAACTATTGGTCATGTTAACAATAATTGTTTtctgcaaatttgtttaagttataatgttaaattatAGTTGTTAAGCTCAACAGCGCTGTTATCAAGTACTCTAAGATTATGCTAACCCACTGTTAATGTTAAAAGTTCGCTTAAGTGAAGTTTTCACCGAATATTGTATACTCTATAAATTGAAAGCAAGTCTTTGGCGCTTACCTGGAAGGTGACGCCCGCATCGGTGACGCTGGTGTTGCGATAATCGAACTCCCGGACGATGGAACGCTTGCAGTAGGAGCGGACCATGTCGTGGAAAGAGTTGCTCGAACCGGATGCCTCATTGGGCGCTGCTCCAGCCGCCTCAAAGCCATCGCCAAAGACAGCTCCGCCGTCGGCGCCATCCTCGATGAAGAAGCCGCCGCCAACGCCAGTTCCAGGTGGATTTTGTATGGGCAGCTGATCCATGGCAGCGCCCAGATTCAAAGGCACACTGATgcgttgcggctgctgttgttgttgttgctgctgttgttgttgtctggaGAATGCCGCCGGCTGGGTGGCAGGATATGTGAGACGTGTGGCAGCCGAGAAAGATGACACGGAGGCGGCATTCAAACGATACGATGAATTCAATTCACGCTGACGATGCGCCGACTCAAAGAAGTTCCGTGTGCTGCGCGAAACGCAGAATCCTTCGGGCATGTTGCAGTCATTCAATGTCGGACTGGAGATCTTGATGAGGATGGCGAGCGCTTCgtgctgttgcagcagcttgGAGCGCGCCGGACCCTCGGCAAACTGTTGGGGCGTCATCGTCAGGAAGCGAATCTTCTTCACCGCCTGGCGCAGCATGGCGCCATCCATGATGGTGCGTTGTGCGTCCATCATGTTGATCATATTCGCCGCCGCCTCGGCCGCATTCAGCTCATCCTGCGCATGGCCGGAGGCATCGCTATCGATGATCACCACATcgctatcgttgttgttgttgctgttgttgtgtagTGGTGCCAAAGTTGCGCCGATTGAGCTGGACGAACTCGATGAGGCGACGACAGCATTCGCTGCTGCCGAAGGGGAACCGACTGGCGATATCGATGGTCCTCCCGATTGAGCCGCAATATCGACCACATCGTCGACATCGTGATGCATGTGCCGCACCATGGCAGCCACATCGGGTTCCATTTTGATCTCTTCAACAACAATATCGTTGGCCTGCTCGTTGGCCAGCATTTCATTGTGTTCGGCGCTGGCCGAGGATTTGGGCAGCGTCTCCTCGGTGCCGTGTTCGTTGAGTATGCCGCGTTCGCTGGCAAATTTGAGCAGGCAATTGAATAGATCCAACTCGGAGTCAATGTTGAGACGATGTTGATCCAGTATGGCCATCAGGGTGGAGACCTCGATGTCCAGGAAACTGGGATCCGACAGCACTTCACGTGTGTTTGCCGCTATCAAATCCATGCTGCTCTGCATCAGACGCGGCTCATCGAAGAGTTTGGCAAATTCATAGGCACGACACGCATTCTTTGGACTGAGATCGGCCCAGAGGAAGTGCGTGCATCGGGTGACGACGTGTGGCAGCATGTATTTCTTTGCCACGTAGCACAATTCACAGGCCTTGTCAAAGGAGCCGATTGTAATGCGATCTGTGTAAATGTAATCGAGCATTGCCTCAAATGCCTCCGGCTGCACATCGGGTATGATGATGGGATCGGTTTTATCCGGCAGATTGCCATAGAACATGCGCTCAAACACTGGCGATGCCATCGCCAGGAGCAACTTGTGGCCGGAGATGATGCGTTGATTTGGCGGCGTTCCAACGAGAAAGCGGCAATCGGCCCATTTTTCTGAGTGCAGCAGATACTGACCGCGGTCCTTGATCTCTGTCAGACCGTTTTGCCAGTCAAGATCCATGGTGTGCAACTTGTTTATCCTGCTAACGgctgttgtgtgtgctgcttGTCTTCacttaatttcaaaataataaatgcaacattTAGCAATTGTGTACCCTTGTGTTTATATGTATCGTTGTGTCGTCGTGGGCAAGTGTTGGAAAACGTAGCAGCAACGTTGAGTTGCATGCGGTGATAATCGATAAATAGTTGATGGTAACTTgctaaaataaaaacgcataagaaaaaaacgcattattctaaataaattaatccgtcaaaaaataagtaaaataaataaaaacactatGTTCAGTTCATTTATCAAAAACATGCTATGATATGCTGCATGCATAATCGATATATCAAAAGcgataaattacaaaatctaATTCATGCACCAGGCCCAATGAAGCccaatatatttaacaataaaaacaaaataagagagactacataattaaataaaaaaaaatggagatATCATCGACATGTGCAACATCCAATCCTCCAAAGCATGCAAAAATCTAAATATCGATagcattaaattcaaaagcaGCTGCTTCACTGCGCACGTCGTCATCGTAAAGAATAATCGATTAACGTGCGTAATTACGCCGTCTCTAAGGCgccaaaatatcaaatttgaaaaaatatacttaattgcatattgcagttttccaatttatttacaaaatagataaataagataaattttaaattttaaaaacaaccaaaactgaatttaaataaatatgtaattttttaCGGTACAATTTcggcaaaaataatttagaaagATTCTAAAACAGTCCCGTGTCCATAACAAAAATGCTCAATTTTAGCAATCATAAGACAAAatattatgatatatatatatatatatatatctatatacgtCTACATATTCGCTTACAAAAGATTCTAACTTTTATCCAGACTTTTAAAGTATTCCCGGAGATCCGAAATAAGATCTTTACTATCTGCATCTTTGTTAGCAATGATATCGAACACTCGACTTAGGATTTTATGATAATGATTATTTTCCTTAGTAAGCATAAACATAATTTCAACGCCTTTCAAAGGTTTGTTagcttttttcatttcatcttCATTTCTATTATCATCATTTGTTCCTTGCGATTCATCCTCCGTGTTGTTCTCATTACCACTCTGTTCCGAATTATTGTCTCCTTTGGCATCTTGTGTGCCCATAGCGAATTCATCCTTTAATATAGCATTATCTGTTTTCACCTGGATGCTTTCATGGTCGAATGCTTGTTTATTATCCAGTACATAACCCATCTTGGGACATTCATCAAATTTGATCGAAGTTGTCTTATCATCTTTAGATCCTGTCTCATTTTTCTTAGTATCGGAAGAGTTAAATTTAGTGTTATCGCGCCCTTGGTCCAAAGTCGGATTCTGGAGATTATCCTTACAATGGAGTGCACATTTCTTGCATTCAATGGCTTCAATATCATCCAAACCAGTGTTGGTAAAGAGCGTACAATGTTTCACAAATAGAAATTCCCTTTTGGGAAATTCAGCTGCCTCGTGTGCTTTAGCTTCAATGTTGATTTTGGCGCAACTAAGAAACTTTTCGAAATTGTAAGCAATTTTTAATGTGCCAGCTGTTGAGGTTTTATTTAGCCGGCATGGCTTGAGACCAATTTTGCTAAACTTGCGCTCTTTTCGGGGATTATACTTGATGTTCTCGTTAACGTTCGCCTCGTAAAACTTGTGATACCAATTCAAAAAAAAGTGATGTCCAATGCCGTTGATCAATTGCTTCTGCGGCACTTCATAATTGATACGCAGCTCTTTAAACGATTTCGACAGCAAAGTGAAATTGAGCACAAACTCATTTTGTTTGCGTGTGTAGAGCTTAACGCAATCCAACCGTATATTCGATGGATATAAGCGATGCAGCAGTTGacaatagatggcgccagtgCGGAGATCCTTAATTTGTGCCACTTCACATTCAAGCTGAGCGTTCAGCCAAATGAGTAAATCACGTGAGCTCCACACATCACGTTTCAATATCAGCACATTGATAACGCTCGTCCTTGGGTCGACCATGGTTTGGTATTTGGGATTAGTTGTTGTCTTCAAAGTAAATCAAATTCGTTTGGAGAGCTCTCAAATTTGTGATGAATTCGTTCTGTTGTCGATGTTAGACTTAGCTCACTACTCATTTCCATtgattcaaatttcaaaaagcACTCGATCAGTGTGGCAACGCTTTGCTGTTGACGATTACATGGCAACCTTGGATGGCAACAAAATGGCGATCACATgcataatgaaaacaaaaaagttgtgCAACGATTTCacacaacagctgcagctaatAATTAAATGCGCTCTtcaataaccaaaaaaaaaaaaaaaacaaacaatgaaaatgtaGAATCCTTTTGCATACTACAACACCACATAACACAGGCAGACAACATTTTGGTTTTTAGCCAAAGCGACAAGTGGAGTGAGCAGGAGAGAAGGCTGGAGGGTGACACCACACGGCAGTGACGTGTGtctatatgtatgcatgtgtgtgtgtgtgagtgcttttgctgttgatgGTGTTAATTTATGGTTATGCGTCTCATGCTCAACACACTGACACCGAAACCTGTCACGCACAAGCGCCAACAACACCAACCTGAGACCTGAGACATGGCTGCcctcgctcacacacacacgcgcactgatacacatacaaatgtacGTTTGTGTACCCTATGCAGCAATTAGTTTAAGTAATGAACACAGATTTGTTAATGCATTATAGCGTTTAAATTAAGTTACTTTCAAATTCCCTGGGCGACATGGTGCGAGAAATTGCGATGTATGATTTTAGTGGCTTTTCAATTTAGAGCTTATGTTGCCAATATGCAGCTTGATAACAGGGTGTTCCCAATTCCCTTGGCTTGCTTTAGGTGTATGCGAGCGTGTGTGCGTTGTCGTTGTGATAATACAGTAAAAACTGCTTAAATGCGCAAACTAACAAATCCTAATGCCTGGAcgataatttgatttaattcaattaaatatattttgagaatagtTCTTTGTTTAATTGAGGTTATGTGCCATGCAGAGATTGCATACAGGGTATTTCAGTGACTTTGGGTTGCGAGAGTTGCTTGATACGTTATACTTAGAACATTGGGCAGCTAGTATTAATTTTGTCTGgcagtctggtatattttgtattttgaatttggtaCTATAAACTACCATTGATATACACAGTATagcctttggcatatttttacggtatatttgcctgacaattcggtatattttgtaccctatagtatattttgaatgtagtatatagTAGTAATATACAAAAAGTCTTTAggtatatattcagtatttttttcggtatatttgtatattaataggatatattttacactatggtatattttgaatgcagtattatatcaatatacttaatatattatctggtatatttttagtatttttgtggtatatttaaaaactgcTAACTGCTAATGCTAACTTTTTTATCTCAGTTTTCTTAATGTAAAATGCAGCGACTGATTACAGGGTGATCCAATTCCCTTGGCACGTTTGCGCCAACACCAACTGATTGGTAATGTAAAAGTTTGAAATGAGAGCGAGCCGCCATTCAGTGCCTCAAGCGCAATGCAACTGCCAAGAAGTCAGCTGCATCTATTGCTCCTCCTGCTAACAGCTCAGCAGCCAAGTGACACCGTCGCCTTTGGCGGCATTGCGCAGCTGGAGCATGTGCTGCATTTGATACTCACACGCAGCTGTGCGGCGCACAATCAAAGCGTCTATGTGAGCACCGGCTATCGGGAGCAACTGCTGAGGAGGGAAGCCCTTCTGGTGGATCGGGTGCTCGATCATGTGCTGCGACGTCACAGCCAGGTGCCGATGCTGCTGGACAGACACCTGAAGCCGCAACTCAATTTGCATGTGCAGCTGATGCTGTTCTTTGTGCAGAGTACGGAACAATTCATTCACTCGGCAGCGGGGAATTCAGGCGCCACGTCAACGTTCAAGCACAAGTTTTTGGTGGTTCTTCTGTCGCGATCCGATGCTGAATCCTCAAAGGAAGAGATGTCACATCTGTTTAGTTATATGCTCCATCAGCGTCTCAACATTGATGTGCTGCTTTTACGTTGGCAACTCGATGCGGGCAGCGTGGAAAGCTTCACCTTCTGGCCATACAGCGAAGCTGGCTGCGAGTCCGTCGAACCCATTTTGCAGCCACTACGCGGAGCACGCCTCGAGGAGCTTTATCCGCAAAAGGTCGGCAATCTGTACGGTTGTCCATTGGATGTGATTGTGTGGCATGTGCCGCCGTACATCGAGCTGCATTTGGAGCGTGGCACGGAGTtggagcaacagctgcaggGTTGGGATGCGAAGCTGTTGCGATTGATGGCGCAACGCTTGAATTTTCGTTTGCGTCTGGTAGCCAACGAGCCGCCGCAGCTAATTGGCGGCGAGAGTCACATGAATGGCAGCTTCACCGGCGCCTTTCGCATGCTCCGCCAGCGTCGCGCCAATCTCACCTGCGGCTGTGCTGCCTGCCTTCCAGCGCGAGCTAAATTCCTGTCGCACACCGTTTCTTACAATCAGGTGGAGTATGTGATTGTATTGCGCACTGGTCGAGCTTACAGCAACTATGAGATTATGTTGTTTCCCTTTGCCTTTTCCacttggttgctgttgctctccaTCGCTGCGTTGCATCTGCTCCAGCGTTTGTTTTGCCCCAACTGGTGTCTGCGTTTGCCTTCACCCATCCAACTAGGCATCGTCATGCTGTTGTATGTGCTCCGTGTGAGCTACGAGAGTTCCATCTTTGAGTTTGTCCACAATGCGCCGGTGCGTCCGTTGCCCCAAACCGTGGAGCAAGCACTCCAGGCGGACTACAGCTTCATTGTGGATCATGCCACACATCGCATGGCCGCCTGGCTGCCGAACTTGAATCGACGCACCCACATTCGGCCCGGCATGGCTGTGGATATGTTTGAGTTGCTGCTGAAGCAGGAGCCGCTGGATGGCAATTGGGGCGTGCTGAGTAGTCGCGATTTCTTGGACTACTATTTGGCCGGGCATCGCGAGCAGCGGCATCGCTTCGTTGTGCTCCATCCGAAGGTGATGAACAACATTCTGTGCATGCATCTACCGCTTGGCTCTTACATGGCCTCCATCATCAGTCAGCTGCTGTTCGATCTGCGCAGCTTTGGCATCTGTCAGCAAGTCTCGCAGTTTGCCACGCCCTCGCGAGATCATCATCAGAAGGATGCTTTCGGGGAGTCGATGCGTTTCCTTTACGCCGCCTGCTATTGCCTGCTCTTTGCCAATACTTTCGTACTTGGCGTCTTTGCGCTGGAGCTACTCTCTCTGCATTCTCGCTTTCGATGGCTCAGCTGCTTCTTTGAGCGTCTCTAAATCCTGCTGTCCGTCGGTCCACATGCTTTCACCGCTTTCACTTTATCTGTTGAGGTAAACACTttaaatttgtgtaatttgaaTGATAATTTCATATGCTTACTTATtgacattaattttttagaatccgagtatttttttggtatttattccTCAAAGCGTCAaaagtgcagtattatttcagtatattgtaGTActtcttcggtatatttgttttatttttaacaataatacagtATTGAactgaattatttttattttagtgtattgcacatttttagtttattatttcggtatattttaacgataaTACCGTACTGTTctgattttattatatttctgtaTTCATCGCCGACTCAGCTTCTGCTTCGAGCGCCTCTAAATcgtgctgtctgtctgtccacaTGCTTGCATCGCTCTCACTTTATCTGTAGTTGAGGTAAAGTCATTAAATTGGTGTAATTTGaatgataattaaatatgcttacttattgaaatttattttttagcatCCTAGtagttttttggtttttattccTCAAAGTTTATAGAAGTGCATGAATAAGTTATATAATATGCAGCATTGGCTCCACAATTCTGGGTGGGTTTTCcacatttgaattaaaatcaatGTATATCCTaatctattctattttttaaagcCAGGAGCTCTAATCACGCATCTCAAAAAAAGGGGAAATTAAAAGATGGAATCTTCACAAAACTTTGCCTGCAATATGTAATCGagtctattttttttgtttttttttttttgtgaagtcaaaatttgaaaatcaatcGTACAAAGGGATATTTGGACGAAGCTCTAAGCAACGAAGTGGTTCAACGCTTCCATGAAACGACGCAAACGCTGTCGATGCGGAGCTGCGCTGCGTCGCTCGAGCAGAAAGACGAAGCAGGCGCAGAGTTGTAGGCTGATGTAGAGGCTAAAGATGGCGCCAAGCAACCAGAGCGAGAGCTGGCTGGGATCACGATTGCGGACGACGGCCAAATGCTCGATCCGATCGAGATACATGCGACGAAAGCGATGCACTAATCCAGCGGACATCATGTTCATGAGCAGACCGTTGATGCGCTGCTTCAGATACGAATGCGGTCGCATGTAGAGCGTCAAGGGAGCGGTCAACAGGGGATTGGGCAGAACACTGAGCCGTGGCCGCATGGGTCCCGAGTCCATGTCGAAGCGAGACGCCGTCGGCTTCAGCAGTGGCGCCACAATGCGTGCCTCCTCGTTGTCGCGCAGCTCACGCAACGTTGCGTCCAGCTGCGGTTCGATGCGAATGCGCAACACTGGCAACAGATCGCGAAAGACATTCTCCAGTGCCGGCAGCATGTGGAACACATAGTTCTTGTCCAGCACCTCAGCGAGCGTCCTCAACGGCGTCCGCATCCTCCCGTCCTGCAGCAGTATATAAAGCTCTCCCGTATAGGCAGCGCGCAACACCAACGTCTGAAGCAGCCACAGAACCAAAAGATAGCGTGCGAAGTTGCGACGCGGCGGCTGCGGATGTGTTCCACCCAGTAGAGTGCACCACAGTGCCAGCAGTGGCGTCGTATTCCCCGAACCGAGCACAAAGCGTCGCCAGCGTTGTGGCATCAGTTGCAGCAACACAATCAGACCGCATCCCAACGCAATGCTGAGCCACAGACACAGCCAGGTGAGGTGACCCAGAGGCTTGCTGAGGCGTTGCAGTGGCGATAGCTGATGACCCCCAGGCACGCACAGCACGATGGGGAAACTAGTGTAGGTGATCGAGGGAAGCATGTACTGGGCGCGCTCCTTGCTGTACATGAAGGCTCCGAACGTCAGGTTGACGCTGCCCTCCACAATCTGTGAAGTATAgagaagtaaga
Coding sequences:
- the LOC117565664 gene encoding uncharacterized protein LOC117565664, with product MQLPRSQLHLLLLLLTAQQPSDTVAFGGIAQLEHVLHLILTRSCAAHNQSVYVSTGYREQLLRREALLVDRVLDHVLRRHSQVPMLLDRHLKPQLNLHVQLMLFFVQSTEQFIHSAAGNSGATSTFKHKFLVVLLSRSDAESSKEEMSHLFSYMLHQRLNIDVLLLRWQLDAGSVESFTFWPYSEAGCESVEPILQPLRGARLEELYPQKVGNLYGCPLDVIVWHVPPYIELHLERGTELEQQLQGWDAKLLRLMAQRLNFRLRLVANEPPQLIGGESHMNGSFTGAFRMLRQRRANLTCGCAACLPARAKFLSHTVSYNQVEYVIVLRTGRAYSNYEIMLFPFAFSTWLLLLSIAALHLLQRLFCPNWCLRLPSPIQLGIVMLLYVLRVSYESSIFEFVHNAPVRPLPQTVEQALQADYSFIVDHATHRMAAWLPNLNRRTHIRPGMAVDMFELLLKQEPLDGNWGVLSSRDFLDYYLAGHREQRHRFVVLHPKVMNNILCMHLPLGSYMASIISQLLFDLRSFGICQQVSQFATPSRDHHQKDAFGESMRFLYAACYCLLFANTFVLGVFALELLSLHSRFRWLSCFFERL
- the LOC117565650 gene encoding uncharacterized protein LOC117565650, with translation MLTMPLSAIDGTFNVTLMYAVVWTINSHYAIDSSKPLTILNFATWETSRGHHNDLIDAVLRLASSANRIKFLLEGERVDAQQQVDAVQPPLAPANALNMQTTAIWLLDSVWAYYRLERRLLQTDGAFKRNGFYCIVYTGEEEERLDTIRLIFKRLFAIYVINVNVFIMDRSTASTTAQVHVYNYYPYRELRCQSSLPIHYASFMGGLGVPPRFLLPNRTLFFDDKLDNMHGCPLRIVTFQHRPFVIIEPPTAGGQRRLLGIEGELIALLAERMNFAIELLEQPAKDRGSVYPNGSVSGAMGMIVEGSVNLTFGAFMYSKERAQYMLPSITYTSFPIVLCVPGGHQLSPLQRLSKPLGHLTWLCLWLSIALGCGLIVLLQLMPQRWRRFVLGSGNTTPLLALWCTLLGGTHPQPPRRNFARYLLVLWLLQTLVLRAAYTGELYILLQDGRMRTPLRTLAEVLDKNYVFHMLPALENVFRDLLPVLRIRIEPQLDATLRELRDNEEARIVAPLLKPTASRFDMDSGPMRPRLSVLPNPLLTAPLTLYMRPHSYLKQRINGLLMNMMSAGLVHRFRRMYLDRIEHLAVVRNRDPSQLSLWLLGAIFSLYISLQLCACFVFLLERRSAAPHRQRLRRFMEALNHFVA
- the LOC117573210 gene encoding protein obstructor-E — encoded protein: MQRIEVTSVLILALIACGHALAVGSPECPEKYGVQAYAHTENCDQFFLCTNGTLTLETCENGLLFDGKGAVHNHCNYNWAVDCKGRQWDPTPISTPGCEYQFGLYAVSKECSTTYIKCAHGEPHEQDCDAGLAYDERIHGCNWPDQLLDHCNPEAVVGFKCPTKVDPNSVAARFWPFPRFPVQGDCHRLITCVEGYPRLISCGEDKVFDEHTLTCEDPEYASGGCANYGK
- the LOC117573204 gene encoding uncharacterized protein LOC117573204, which codes for MDLDWQNGLTEIKDRGQYLLHSEKWADCRFLVGTPPNQRIISGHKLLLAMASPVFERMFYGNLPDKTDPIIIPDVQPEAFEAMLDYIYTDRITIGSFDKACELCYVAKKYMLPHVVTRCTHFLWADLSPKNACRAYEFAKLFDEPRLMQSSMDLIAANTREVLSDPSFLDIEVSTLMAILDQHRLNIDSELDLFNCLLKFASERGILNEHGTEETLPKSSASAEHNEMLANEQANDIVVEEIKMEPDVAAMVRHMHHDVDDVVDIAAQSGGPSISPVGSPSAAANAVVASSSSSSSIGATLAPLHNNSNNNNDSDVVIIDSDASGHAQDELNAAEAAANMINMMDAQRTIMDGAMLRQAVKKIRFLTMTPQQFAEGPARSKLLQQHEALAILIKISSPTLNDCNMPEGFCVSRSTRNFFESAHRQRELNSSYRLNAASVSSFSAATRLTYPATQPAAFSRQQQQQQQQQQQPQRISVPLNLGAAMDQLPIQNPPGTGVGGGFFIEDGADGGAVFGDGFEAAGAAPNEASGSSNSFHDMVRSYCKRSIVREFDYRNTSVTDAGVTFQVDTNIWILGVQVPTQVLCGELMNSAGFAELYTEVLYAHIQDMHGSRIAYTHCTARVRYDSHLDITFDRPVYIYRNQIYKIYVVFNKMGWYPMYACCPDTIKQRVKFKFNVGNPSESVRDGLIYAIIFSTPQDQVRQLID